Proteins encoded by one window of Rhodobacteraceae bacterium IMCC1335:
- a CDS encoding DUF1491 family protein, with the protein MTRLTAVFWVQAYLRRLTLENIPAYILAHGDDTAGAVLVKLAKLDGEACLFQRGFDLQTGDRVWQQLEQGTEEQIDKALQRQLGFDPDLWVIEVEDRAGRHFLDDYV; encoded by the coding sequence ATGACCCGGCTGACGGCTGTCTTTTGGGTGCAAGCCTATCTGCGCCGTCTGACGCTTGAAAACATCCCGGCCTATATATTGGCCCATGGGGATGATACCGCTGGCGCGGTGCTCGTTAAATTGGCAAAATTAGACGGCGAGGCCTGCCTGTTTCAGCGCGGGTTTGATCTGCAAACTGGCGATCGTGTCTGGCAACAGCTGGAACAAGGCACAGAAGAACAAATTGATAAAGCGCTGCAGCGGCAATTGGGATTTGATCCGGATCTTTGGGTGATCGAAGTTGAAGACCGTGCAGGCCGGCATTTTTTAGATGACTATGTGTAA